tgctgtaTAGCATTTAGATCTCAGGcgtcaatgtcaatgtcattgtcatcagtCATCGTCAGTCGTCAGCTGCTATTGATGTTGTTATTTACAGTTGGTTTACTAATATTTTAACTGTGATTAAACGTGACTAATAACGTGAGCGTCAGTAAAGTGTCATAAAGTAGTAACTGAGTATCACGTAAACCAATTTGCATTCATGAATATCATTTTAGTTGGGCTTCTTTTGATGATTCGACCGGCACTCAGTATGATGAGAACACACTTTAAATGCCGCGGCGGAGTTTACCCGCGGTCGTCAGTTGAAAGGTTCCCGGTCCCTGATGATAAAGTGAGCTGGGCCTTTGACTACAAGGAATATAGACCACGCAATCATACCGCACAATCCATTCATGGGAAACCTTGGGCTGATCCAGAGATAGGTAAAGTTTTGACTTATTATAGAACCATAACACTCTTTACTGGATATGATTCAGTTATCATAACATATGGAGAGCTGAAAACTTAATACAGCatacaaaataatgataatgtAAATTTGGAAATTTTTACAGGTGATACTGAATTTTACCCAAACTGGAATCATTTAGACAAGAATGTTGATAGACAAAGTTACACAGGTCAATACAAAGTAGTAGATAGATATCCTCTCAATCCTATTGGGAGAACTGGCATTTGTGGCAGAGGAGTGCTGGGCCGCTGGGGACCCAATCATGCTGCCGATCCAGTGGTCACAAGGTGGAAAAGACTGCAGTCGGGAGAAGTGCAAGTAGACAAGAATAGCAATAAGTATGCATTGCATTAATAAGgctatatttttaataacttaGGGGGCGTCCTTAATCATGTGAGTTGGTCAGGGTGGCCGGAGGGTCAAGTCAAATATCACCAAATATCACATGGTGGAGAGGGGGGCTCTCATCAAATATCACATAATTTATTTCTGGCAAAAAGTAGTGTAAAAATTCaacaagctatttaaattatttttaaacgggtcactcacgtattataatagctcgacatgttttgaACCAAATttacgaaaaaatataaataatttattatgtttgagtctcacggtagtgttatagttaaaatagctattttttttaaataattgtttaagTTATCGATCAGATAGTGAAGAAATTATACAAATCATGTTAGTGAActcttttatttctttatttcagtCACATGCATAAACTTACAGCTAAGGATGCCAAAACGCTTATGCGGTAGAGATAATACATACAATCAGAATTAAACATATTCTAAATAAAAcatgaaaacaaaacaaaaacaatcaaataaGGTCAGGTCCAATCAACAAACATCAcacataaattaaattcaacGAAAGGAAGAAGAGGATGTCAAACTTAAACACATATACAAAAATGCTATTATTCATCCGTCAAATacacattaataaaatttaagaatttcCTAGTGAAGACACCTATACTATTGTAGTATACGTCAGCATCATGTTCGAtgttaaaaaagtaattaaaaagtgCCAGAGCTCTAGCAGTGGGAGCGTTCTGGGCCTGACGAGTAGGAACCGCACCGCGCGCGGACCTGAGGCCTTCGTCTACGCAACTTCTAACAACAGATTCGATGAACATTTTATAAATGGACAAAACACaggatatatataataa
The window above is part of the Cydia strobilella chromosome 12, ilCydStro3.1, whole genome shotgun sequence genome. Proteins encoded here:
- the LOC134746139 gene encoding ADP-ribose pyrophosphatase, mitochondrial; this translates as MNIILVGLLLMIRPALSMMRTHFKCRGGVYPRSSVERFPVPDDKVSWAFDYKEYRPRNHTAQSIHGKPWADPEIGDTEFYPNWNHLDKNVDRQSYTGQYKVVDRYPLNPIGRTGICGRGVLGRWGPNHAADPVVTRWKRLQSGEVQVDKNSNKPILQFVAIKRGDTGEWALPGGMVDPGEKVTTTAVREFREEAINSLVMSQGELKAWEAKFESFFSDGEEVYKGYVDDPRNTDNAWMETAAYNFHDDSGHVVGALNLHAGDDAVGVTWVDATPDLNLYASHSSIVKEVLNRRLNAFS